Proteins from a genomic interval of Rosa chinensis cultivar Old Blush chromosome 2, RchiOBHm-V2, whole genome shotgun sequence:
- the LOC112187954 gene encoding CBL-interacting serine/threonine-protein kinase 25, translating into MEEARQQQHQPEKPNTHSAPRNIIFDKYEMGRFLGQGTFAKVYHGRNLATNESVAIKVINKEHIKKEGLVEQIKREISIMHLVHHPHIVELKEVMATKTKIFFVMEHVKGGELFDKIAKGKLKEDVARKYFQQLISAVDFCHSRGVSHRDLKPENLLLDENEDLKVSDFGLSALPEQHWSDGMLHTQCGTPAYVAPEILRKKGYDGAKADLWSCGVVLFVFLAGYLPFQDENVMKSYSKVFKAEYQFPPWISGDARRLIKKLLVVDPENRASISEIMKDPWFQKGSSNLTKLSEDEENEKKEKTGDKSTSTTTNDSSESPPFFNAFEFISSMSSGFDLSNMFEKKKRTGSMFTSKCSAAAIKAKLQAVAEMLNFRVVSEKEFKVKLLGKVEGRKGKLAVAAEVFQVAEEVAVVEFSKLSGDTLEYTKFCEEDVRPALKDIVWTWQGEENNSSQNVVGNVCQQS; encoded by the coding sequence ACACCAGCCAGAAAAACCCAACACACATTCGGCGCCGAGAAACATTATATTTGACAAGTATGAGATGGGAAGGTTTTTGGGCCAAGGCACATTCGCCAAAGTCTACCATGGCAGAAACCTCGCCACCAACGAAAGCGTAGCCATCAAAGTGATCAACAAGGAACACATCAAGAAAGAAGGTCTCGTGGAGCAGATCAAGCGCGAAATCTCCATCATGCACTTGGTTCATCACCCCCACATCGTCGAGCtcaaagaagttatggccaCAAAGACCAAGATCTTCTTCGTCATGGAGCACGTCAAGGGAGGCGAGCTCTTCGACAAAATAGCCAAAGGGAAGCTCAAAGAAGATGTTGCACGTAAGTACTTTCAGCAATTGATAAGCGCTGTGGATTTCTGCCACAGCCGCGGCGTTTCGCACCGTGATTTGAAGCCGGAGAATCTTCTCCTAGACGAGAATGAAGACTTGAAAGTCTCAGATTTTGGGCTGTCGGCGTTGCCGGAGCAGCATTGGAGTGACGGCATGCTGCACACGCAGTGCGGCACGCCGGCGTATGTGGCACCGGAGATTTTGAGGAAGAAAGGGTACGATGGAGCCAAGGCGGATTTATGGTCTTGTGGTgtcgttttgtttgtttttcttgctgGATATCTGCCGTTTCAGGATGAGAATGTTATGAAGAGTTATAGTAAGGTTTTCAAGGCCGAGTACCAGTTTCCGCCATGGATTTCTGGGGATGCAAGGCGTTTGATAAAAAAGCTTTTGGTTGTTGATCCAGAAAACAGGGCTTCCATTTCAGAAATAATGAAAGACCCTTGGTTTCAAAAGGGTTCTTCCAATTTAACCAAGCtgagtgaagatgaagaaaatgaaaagaaggagaaaactgGGGACAAAAGTACTAGTACTACTACAAATGACTCATCAGAATCCCCACCATTCTTTAATGCCTTTGAGTTCATATCATCTATGTCATCCGGCTTCGACCTCTCAAACAtgtttgagaagaagaagagaacggGGTCGATGTTCACCTCCAAGTGCTCTGCGGCGGCGATCAAGGCGAAGCTGCAGGCGGTGGCGGAGATGTTGAATTTCAGAGTGGTTTCTGAGAAGGAATTCAAGGTGAAATTGCTAGGGAAAGTGGAGGGAAGGAAAGGGAAGTTGGCGGTGGCGGCCGAGGTGTTTCAAGTAGCGGAGGAGGTGGCCGTGGTGGAGTTTTCGAAGCTATCCGGCGACACTCTTGAGTACACAAAGTTTTGTGAGGAGGATGTGAGGCCTGCGCTCAAGGACATTGTGTGGACGTGGCAAGGTGAGGAAAATAACTCTTCACAAAATGTAGTTGGAAATGTTTGTCAACAAAGTTGA